A region of the Stieleria neptunia genome:
CGGCGTGTTGAATGAAGTCGATGGAGGCATCGGTAAAGACATCGCTGACGTAACCGCGTGCTTCGACCGGTCGTCCGTTGTGATAGACCTGGTTCGGAAATTGGTAGCGTTCGATGTGCCCGTGATAGTGTCCAAAGAATTCGTCAAAGCCACGCTCTTGAGGCTGATAACCGGGGTATTTTCCCAGGTGCCATTTACCGAACAGACCGGTTCGATAGCCGGCTTGCTGGAGCAGTTGGGCGACGGTGATTTCGCCCAGGCCTATCGAATCGCCGCCGAAACGCGTGTTGTACAAACCGGTTCGCAGGTAGTAGCGTCCGGTCATCAACCCGGCGCGTGTCGGGGCGCAAACCGGCGCCGCATAATAGCGATCCAGCTGGATGCCCTGGTCGGCGATCGCGTTCATGTTCGGCGTGTCGATGTGCGGATTCCCGGTCGCACCGGTATCCCAGTAGCCTTGGTCGTCGGTCATGACGAACACGATGTTGGGCCGTGGCGGCGACTCGGCGTTCACGACGGGTGTGCCGAGGGTTTGCGTCAACAGGCCTGCAACGGCAAGTCCGACGAGTGTTGCGATTTGAGGTCGCAATCGACTTGGGAGTGGTAGTCGGCAACGGGCCTGTGCCGAGGCGAGAAATTGAAACATCTTGAACCCCATTCAGCCCCGGTGTCGGCCACTGGAGCGCGCAAGTGAAGTGATCGAAAGTCGCTCCGGTCGCTGGTACCTTCGCGTCCAAGCGGCTTCTGTTCGAGCTGGCGGTTGGTCCAACCTCTGGACTGATGGGTCCCGCGATCGATAGGACCAATAAGACAGATGAGACCCATACGTCCTATGTGTCCAATTGGTCCCATTGCACGATCGTTGACCCGGCGGGAAAGCATCACGCAACACCGCGGGCGCTCCGGTTCCATCGACCGGAGCGGCAACATTCAGGTGGCCATCTCCAGCAGGTAACCGAACCGCGTGATTGACCGGCTTTGTTGTCGCAGTTGGCGGCTACTTACTGACATCGTAGCAGAAGATCTGGTCGCCTTCGCGGAGATAGAGTTTGCCGCCGACGACGACGGGGTGTGCCCAGCTGGGACGCTCGCCGCTGCCGGGGATTTTGAAACTGCCTTGTTCTTCGTACTCATCCGGTGATGCCGGGACCAGCGCGACGGTGCCGTCGCTGAAGCGGATGAAGAGTTTTCCGTCGGCGGCGGTGACGCTCGCCGATTTCTTCCCGGACCCACGCGATTTCCATTCGGTCCGGCCGGTCATCAATTCGGCACAGAACGGGATTCCCTGGTCTTCTGAGTCGCCGTACAGGAAGTCGCCGACCAGCACGATGCCGCCGTGCTTGTTGCCCAGTTTGGGGTTCGGCGGATAGAGTTCTGCTGCGGTCACGCCGTCCCCATCGGGGATTTGACGGAGCAGGGCGCCGCCGGTGCCGTAGCCGGCAGAACTGAACACCAGGTCGCCCTTGACGATCGGGGTGGGAATCACGGCGGTGGTGCGTTGGATTTCGTAGGACCACAACAGTTTTCCATCATCGGCGCGAACGCCCATTGGTCCGCTGCCGGTCGTTTGGACATACACTTTGGTGTCGCCGACCGTTGAAGGGACGACCGACGCGTGTCCGGCACCACGATCTTCCGCGCGGACGCAGGTCCAGAGGGTTTCACCGGTCAATTTGTCCAGTGCCGCCATCGTGCACTGGGGACCGCCGGGGGTGCAGATCAGTTTTTCTCCGTCGATCAAAACGGATTCGCTGTAGCCCCAGCCATCGGCTTTCTTGCCGCCCAGATCGTCTTTCAGGTGACGCCGCCATTGTTCTTGCCCGGCGGTGCTGAAGCAGATTAATTCGCCATACGCGGTGACGACATAGACGCGATCACCGTCGACGGTGGGTGTGCTGCGCGAGCTTTGCCAGGATTCTTTGCCGCTGGTCCACGGCGAGCCCGTCTTGCTGTGCCACAGATGTCGGCCGGTTTTTTGATCGAAGCAGACCAGGTATTCATCATCGTCATCGGCGGTGGAGAGTCCATCGCCGAGTGTGAACAGTTTGCCCGCCGAGATCGCGACGCTGGCATAGCCACGTCCGGCACCTTCGGCGGTCCAAATTAATTTGGGACCGTCGCTGGGCCACTGGTCCAGCAGACCGGTGTCTTCGGAAACCCCGGTTCGGTCGGCGCCACGAAAGGTCGGCCAGCTGTCTTCGCCCTGGGAAGCGGACGGGATGGACAGACCGGCGAAGATCGCAATGCAAATCAGATGACGCATCATGTTCATGGTGTTGTTTTCAGAAAGAGGGATCTGAGCGGATTGCCCGCATGTGGACCGCCTGTCGTCTGGTCCGTCACCGCTGATCGGACGTCACCGCTGATCGGACCAGGGGCATTCCGGTAGAGGATTCGGCGGATCCATTCACGACCGTTTGAGCGCGAAGGACGTTCGGTGACAGGGGGCGCAAGCTCTCAGCATATCGTCGATGTCTTCGCCATGTTCCTGCTGCAGCGATTTTTTCAGTCCGGTTCGGGCACGCTGAACGAGAGATTTGAGGGCCATTTCCGACAGCATCAATTCCTGTGCGGCGGCCAGATAGCTGTAGCCCTGAAAATGAACCAATCGCAGGGCCTCCTGCTGACGCCGGCCCAGTCGGGTCATGGCTCGATGCACGGCACGTCTACATTCGCTGCGGATCAGATTATTGGCCGGGTCCGAGTTGACGGAGATCTCAAACGGGGTTTGACGCTCGAACTTGGCGTCGGACACCCCTTGGATGGAAATCTCGCGACGCCTGGCCAGTTGTCGATTGGTGTTGGAGACGACGTTTCGGGTGATGGTGTACAGCCAACTGGAAAACTTGGCCGTCGCTCGGTACGTGTGCCGCGCCTTGTACACCCGCAGAAAAACCTGTTGGGTCAGGTCCTCCGGGTCGACTAGGCTGGGCGCCTGGAAATGCCGAATGAACCGCAGGACCGTCGATCGATTGCGTCGCACCAACCGCTCAAACACTTCGTGCTCGCCATTCTTAATCCTGAACATCAACTGGGCATCGAGATCATCCGGATGATGAAAGTGGCTGGGGGCGATCATGGAATCGGTCGGCGGGGTAGGCGAAAGCACGAAAGTTGACTAATCGTCTAAACGGCA
Encoded here:
- a CDS encoding PQQ-binding-like beta-propeller repeat protein: MNMMRHLICIAIFAGLSIPSASQGEDSWPTFRGADRTGVSEDTGLLDQWPSDGPKLIWTAEGAGRGYASVAISAGKLFTLGDGLSTADDDDEYLVCFDQKTGRHLWHSKTGSPWTSGKESWQSSRSTPTVDGDRVYVVTAYGELICFSTAGQEQWRRHLKDDLGGKKADGWGYSESVLIDGEKLICTPGGPQCTMAALDKLTGETLWTCVRAEDRGAGHASVVPSTVGDTKVYVQTTGSGPMGVRADDGKLLWSYEIQRTTAVIPTPIVKGDLVFSSAGYGTGGALLRQIPDGDGVTAAELYPPNPKLGNKHGGIVLVGDFLYGDSEDQGIPFCAELMTGRTEWKSRGSGKKSASVTAADGKLFIRFSDGTVALVPASPDEYEEQGSFKIPGSGERPSWAHPVVVGGKLYLREGDQIFCYDVSK
- a CDS encoding RNA polymerase sigma factor, encoding MIAPSHFHHPDDLDAQLMFRIKNGEHEVFERLVRRNRSTVLRFIRHFQAPSLVDPEDLTQQVFLRVYKARHTYRATAKFSSWLYTITRNVVSNTNRQLARRREISIQGVSDAKFERQTPFEISVNSDPANNLIRSECRRAVHRAMTRLGRRQQEALRLVHFQGYSYLAAAQELMLSEMALKSLVQRARTGLKKSLQQEHGEDIDDMLRACAPCHRTSFALKRS